Part of the Sorghum bicolor cultivar BTx623 chromosome 1, Sorghum_bicolor_NCBIv3, whole genome shotgun sequence genome, TCACACCAGGAAGATGGCGGGCGCCCTCAAACCTTGCTCTGCTGTGGGCTGTGGCATCGCCATCACCCGCACGGGAGAAATTTGGAAGCGCGCCTCAATTATTGcctcttccttttttttcccACTCCGAGTCTACTATCTATAGCTCTATTAATTACTCCGTGGTGGCGATCCACCATTTGTGTCAATTCTAGTGTCAGCGTCGGATCGGCCGGGAGTGTGAAGTAGGTGGTGTGGATTAAGGGCACGAGCGAGACGGCCAAATTTAGTGAGCAAAACTTCCACCATTTTTAATGTTGGAGCTGGCTTCTGCTCTTGCTTGTACTGGGAGTTACTGCGATGCAATGCTTGCACCTTTCTTCCTGTCAGTTGGGGGAGTTGGAAAATTTTGCCCATGCTGTCACTGCTGTACCGTGCACTAGACCTTGTCCACAGGTGGTTAAGTTAGCTTGGATAACTAGTATACTGATTATGCTGGTTAGATTGGCTCCCTGATCCCACTTTCCCTTCCCTCGTGCTAGGCTGTACCACTAAACTTTTAAAGGGCAATGGTGCTTTCTttgcaaataaaaataaaaaatagatatACTCCTCATGCAAGAAGGCCTAAAATAAGTGACTGTCCTGCATAGACTTGAAGGTATAATACGCTGAAAATAGATATACTTCTCGTGCAAGAATACCTGATCGCGCACAAATCTTCAAATAAAAATTGTTATTCTTAGGTAACCTGCTGTTTCAGAAAACTTCAACTAGAGTATTGTAGTTTATATATGCTATCCACTGAGGATGGTTCTAACATGCCAGTTATATTTTCCTCTGCGATTCCAGTTTGGTAATATCATTTTTCTGTATTTCATGCTTCTGGTGCATGACACTTTTATCTAATTATTAAATGGCATGCTGTCTGAATTGTGTTACTTGTTGCCAGGTGTGGATTTTAAAATCAAGTTCCTTACAGTTGGTGGAAAGAAACTAAAGTTGACAATATGGGATACTGGTAAGTACTTGGATTATGCAAAAAATATCATTTAATGTGTGCTATTATATCTCTGATTGTTGATGGGAATACACATTGCTAGCAAGGCTGTTTTGTATGTAGTTTGGTATCGGCATCAGAACTTGTTGGACATTCCAACGTTTGCTGCTAAATACTTCTGTTTCTACTCATTTTAGAATTCCACCCTTCTCTGCTCTCATTACTGTTAGTGGTTTGAGAATCAAAGGTTTGCTTTTCAGCTAATAtagttggtttcttcttccatgCCTGTCCTTACATCATGGCTATTGGGGTTTCTTATTCACAGATTTTAGCTCCACCTTTCTGCTTTGTGCCTAAAATATTTGGCTACTTTCGCCATGTTAGGCCTCACATCCCTAAAATCATTGCGACCCTAGGTTCCATTAATATCAAAAGTTTTGTTGTTTAGCCCCACTAACTCCTTTACCCAAAGGTATCTCAGTGCTTCACCATGTTACCTCTGTCTACTACTGCTAGAACTTGAAGGTTTCTAAGTTACCTATTAACAGCATAAATTATTTACATTGTTTTTTGATATTTTcaatatttcaaaaaaaaaacttggatGCCTTCGTGTGCTTTTCGTTTATGTTTCTTTGCGGGTTGGCTCTCTCAAGAGCTTGTGGTTGTACTGTAGCCTGTTGAGGCGTGTGTGCCATTGAGGCAAAACCTTCTGCTCTTTTTTTTCCCTTACTTCGATTCAATgcaaggcagagctcctgccactttctttcaaataaataaataaatacttaCAATGCTTTGCAGCTGGCCAGGAGAGGTTTAGGACAATTACTAGTTCTTACTACAGAGGTGCTCAGGGAATTATTCTAGGTAAGACAATATTTTTACTACAAGTTGACTGCTTAAATTAAATATATTGTAACGTCACATAGTGTCATTTTTGTCACCTTTATGTCGGATTATTGAAATATGCCATAGAATGGTATAAGTTTGATCTATTTAGTCACTAAATGCGAGCTCTCCATAAGCTTGGGTATCTGATGTTGCGATATCTTGATCTATTTTTTATGTTGAGGGTTTTACATGTAGTGTCAATGTGTCTCTTACAGTCTCGTCATGTCAATGATATATCTTGATTTGCGGGTGAACAGTGCTTATAAATTACTGTGTATGAACTCATTATATTTGTGAATACAGGGATTCACGGCAGTAAAAATCACCTCCATGTTTTGTATATTCATGTACAAACTTTCCAGAGAAGCATATTGTATTTGTTATTTGGAAACCATATCCATATCTTTGTCATTTTTCATCATTTTATGAATTGGATCTCTGACTTAACTTTTTGTGGATGATAATTTCAAATGGTTGCATCCCATGGACAATTTAGTTGCTGCATTTATGGAATCTGAATACCACCTATGATTAATTTTAGTGGTGAATAGTCTAGAGATTTTTTTGGATGTTTGGTCCATATTCTTATTTTTCATGCTTTAGTTATTGCATTTTATCTGAATCCTTCTGCATCTAATGGAAGTTTTGCCTATGGAATTTCTATCCGGTCCTTAATCTTGTTCTTTTGTACTCGGATTATTTAAGGTCTAATGACTTTGTATTTCACTCCTAGTATATGATGTCACAAAGAGAGAAAGTTTCTCAAATTTGTCTGATGTTTGGACTAAGGAAATAGAAGCAAACTCAACAAACAAAGACTGcataaaaatgcttgttggaaaCAAAGTTGACAAGGTACCATCTCTGCCAGAAACTTTATTGTTATTTCTTTTCTTGTTGCTACGCAAGTGGCATCTATACGTTCTTTACTCTTTTAATCCTTTTTAACCCCTAACATTCTGAAGTTCTAAAAAGTAAAACTGATGGGCTCTTTAGGGGAGAATAACTACAGTTCCTACTACTTCCTATTTCTGAGTTTGATGGCCTCATCTTGCAGGATGATGAAAGGATGGTCACAAAAGAAGAAGGTCTTGCTTTTGCTGAAGAATCTGGATGTCTGTTTCTCGAGAGCAGTGCAAAAACACGAGAAAATGTTGAGCAATGTTTTGAAGAACTTGCATTGAAGGTATGCTTGGAGAAAGATATTAGGC contains:
- the LOC8070529 gene encoding ras-related protein RABC2a codes for the protein MGSPGAGSSGGGGHECSFKILLIGDSGVGKSSLLVSFVAASNLDADIAPTIGVDFKIKFLTVGGKKLKLTIWDTAGQERFRTITSSYYRGAQGIILVYDVTKRESFSNLSDVWTKEIEANSTNKDCIKMLVGNKVDKDDERMVTKEEGLAFAEESGCLFLESSAKTRENVEQCFEELALKILEVPSLLEEGSSSVVKRNILKQKQESHAKNSSGCCQ